A portion of the Sphaerochaeta pleomorpha str. Grapes genome contains these proteins:
- a CDS encoding tryptophan synthase subunit alpha gives MPKIYSERTKTVVSSGKKFIIGYFLAGYPDEEDFFNVLEIVEKNAVDICEIGFPSKNPYADGQVIADIHAKVDFDTAIDIAYWKRIRESTGKPIWVMAYYEDFVATGIYRSFAEEGVFDAMVIPNTDFATRRELQKEMAPFGIDVVGFASPAMAENELAKVLESSSLVYEQLYVGQTGIAQSDEMYHPMLEYTKQYPQVICFAGFGINSYEKVNKVFQDGFHGAAIGTELVKRINISMNSLEKFLRELERAH, from the coding sequence ATGCCTAAGATATATTCCGAGAGAACAAAGACCGTGGTTTCGAGTGGGAAAAAATTTATAATCGGTTATTTCTTAGCAGGTTATCCAGATGAAGAAGACTTTTTCAATGTGCTTGAAATTGTGGAAAAAAACGCAGTGGACATTTGTGAGATTGGTTTCCCGTCCAAGAATCCCTATGCAGACGGGCAGGTTATTGCAGATATCCATGCAAAGGTAGACTTTGATACTGCAATTGATATTGCCTATTGGAAAAGAATACGGGAATCTACTGGGAAACCTATATGGGTTATGGCTTATTATGAAGATTTCGTTGCCACGGGGATATATCGCTCCTTTGCCGAGGAAGGCGTTTTCGATGCCATGGTCATTCCCAATACGGATTTTGCAACCAGACGTGAGTTGCAAAAGGAAATGGCTCCTTTTGGTATTGATGTGGTAGGTTTTGCAAGTCCGGCAATGGCTGAGAATGAGCTTGCAAAGGTTCTTGAATCTTCATCATTGGTCTATGAACAACTGTATGTCGGGCAGACAGGTATTGCTCAATCAGATGAGATGTATCATCCGATGCTTGAATATACAAAGCAGTACCCCCAGGTAATCTGTTTTGCAGGTTTTGGCATAAACAGCTATGAGAAGGTCAATAAAGTCTTCCAGGATGGATTCCATGGTGCTGCAATCGGGACGGAATTGGTGAAACGGATTAATATATCCATGAATAGTCTGGAAAAATTCCTTAGGGAGTTGGAGAGGGCCCATTGA
- a CDS encoding xylulokinase, with the protein MKLIVTFDFGTTAVKCVVLDENQSVVFSAKQQIHTFHDGLFHEQDPDEWYRAFCELAKSFFETGFLPSDILGLVFSGQMQDLIFVDNGGKSLRRAILYTDQRGDAYVDQIAPSLQSVTSVAMNGSIPLAKMFWMKENQSLLLKGTHKILFSSKDYIITKLTGAFCSDVTSLATTGMMDILRKTYIREFSDFGFNPDLLPRICYSDEIVGHVTERAQIESGFLSGTDVYAGSGDAGATTLASGILEAGEININLGTSGWVASISDGVRTDAFNLVAINRGKYINVIPVLNAGNVHTWVSDFLFPGNLEKYDMVTSLLEESSAGAHGLLFLPYLVGERFPVSDNKIRGCFIGASPDTDRRDFARSALEGVAFSMKQSLEALKITPRKVSMIGGGAQECIWNQIFCEILGTEVIAYEKSEYLPSMAIASSVLLHLEKISSYSEFVFEMIDKTPHTTFVPNLDNVAFYAKRYETFKKIYPTVKGLF; encoded by the coding sequence ATGAAATTGATAGTCACATTTGATTTTGGAACTACTGCGGTGAAATGTGTTGTTTTGGATGAGAACCAATCTGTAGTTTTTTCTGCAAAACAGCAAATACATACTTTTCACGATGGCTTGTTTCATGAACAGGACCCTGATGAATGGTATAGGGCTTTTTGCGAACTAGCAAAATCGTTCTTCGAAACGGGATTTTTGCCGTCGGATATCCTGGGCCTGGTCTTTTCCGGTCAAATGCAGGATCTAATCTTTGTTGACAACGGTGGTAAGAGCTTGAGGAGAGCGATTCTCTATACTGATCAAAGGGGGGATGCCTATGTAGACCAGATTGCCCCTTCGCTTCAGAGTGTCACTTCGGTTGCCATGAACGGAAGTATCCCCTTGGCTAAAATGTTCTGGATGAAAGAAAACCAGAGTCTCCTTCTAAAAGGGACCCATAAAATTCTTTTCTCCTCAAAGGACTACATTATTACAAAACTTACGGGTGCTTTTTGTTCCGATGTAACGAGCCTTGCTACTACAGGGATGATGGATATACTACGTAAGACCTATATCAGGGAATTCTCGGATTTCGGGTTCAATCCAGATCTGCTCCCCAGGATATGTTACTCAGATGAAATAGTAGGGCACGTTACAGAAAGGGCACAAATCGAATCAGGATTTCTATCAGGTACCGATGTATATGCTGGTTCCGGGGATGCAGGGGCGACTACCTTGGCCAGTGGAATTCTCGAAGCCGGGGAAATAAATATCAACCTGGGAACCAGTGGTTGGGTTGCAAGTATCTCGGATGGGGTACGTACTGATGCTTTTAACCTTGTTGCCATCAACAGAGGCAAATATATCAATGTCATACCCGTTCTCAATGCAGGAAATGTGCATACTTGGGTTTCCGATTTCCTATTTCCAGGCAATCTTGAAAAATATGATATGGTGACCAGCCTGTTGGAAGAAAGCAGTGCTGGGGCCCATGGCCTTTTATTTCTTCCCTACCTGGTAGGGGAAAGGTTCCCTGTTTCCGATAACAAAATCAGGGGTTGTTTTATAGGGGCTTCCCCTGATACCGATAGGAGGGATTTTGCCCGAAGTGCTTTGGAAGGCGTTGCTTTTTCCATGAAACAAAGCCTTGAGGCATTAAAAATAACCCCCCGTAAAGTCTCGATGATTGGTGGGGGAGCTCAGGAATGCATCTGGAATCAGATTTTCTGTGAAATACTGGGTACAGAAGTCATTGCCTATGAGAAATCGGAATATCTTCCGAGTATGGCGATAGCCTCGTCAGTATTGCTCCATCTCGAGAAGATTTCTTCCTATAGTGAATTTGTTTTCGAAATGATTGATAAGACTCCCCATACTACCTTTGTTCCCAATCTGGACAATGTAGCATTCTATGCAAAAAGATATGAAACATTCAAAAAGATATATCCTACAGTCAAGGGACTTTTTTGA
- a CDS encoding undecaprenyl-diphosphate phosphatase, which produces MMELLKALLLGIVQGITEWLPISSTGHLLLLDELIQLQISPACKELFMVIIQLASILAVIILYFSTLNPFSTKKGQLEKKQTWNLWGKVLVATLPAGVAGVLLNDFMDTYLYIWPVIVVALASYGLVYILLEKKGRGTRKPRITTLSEISYADAAKMGAFQMLALVPGTSRSGSTILGGIIIGIDRPIAAQFSFFMAIPIMAGASLLKLLKIGFSFTNSEYLILAVGFITSFVVSLFCIKALVAYVRKHDFSIFGFYRIALALVVTIFFLTTGR; this is translated from the coding sequence ATGATGGAACTTTTGAAGGCTTTGTTGCTTGGAATCGTACAGGGTATTACCGAATGGCTTCCTATTAGTTCAACAGGGCACTTGCTCTTGCTTGACGAACTTATCCAATTGCAGATTAGCCCTGCCTGCAAGGAACTGTTTATGGTTATTATTCAGCTTGCTTCAATCCTTGCTGTCATCATCCTGTATTTCTCTACCCTCAACCCATTTTCTACAAAGAAAGGGCAACTGGAAAAGAAACAGACCTGGAATCTTTGGGGTAAAGTGTTGGTAGCAACCCTACCTGCCGGAGTCGCAGGGGTGCTGCTCAATGATTTTATGGATACCTACCTGTATATCTGGCCGGTAATCGTAGTGGCCCTTGCTTCCTATGGTCTTGTCTATATTCTTCTGGAAAAGAAGGGAAGGGGAACAAGAAAACCTAGAATTACCACCCTTTCTGAAATCTCCTATGCCGATGCTGCGAAGATGGGAGCTTTTCAGATGCTCGCCTTGGTGCCTGGGACCAGCCGTTCGGGTTCTACCATCCTCGGGGGGATTATTATCGGGATAGATAGGCCTATAGCCGCACAGTTTTCGTTTTTCATGGCCATACCGATCATGGCAGGAGCCTCCCTGCTGAAACTGTTGAAAATCGGGTTTTCCTTTACAAACAGCGAGTACCTGATTCTTGCCGTTGGGTTTATTACTTCCTTTGTCGTCTCACTGTTCTGTATCAAGGCTCTGGTTGCCTATGTAAGGAAACATGACTTCTCAATCTTCGGCTTCTACCGGATTGCCCTCGCTCTGGTCGTCACCATATTTTTCTTGACCACGGGGCGATAG
- a CDS encoding ABC transporter permease, with protein sequence MKKITMRTSLGIKEFVRSYGTILALIAIIIVFGSLKPDTFFSKTNFWNITRQMAILAVIALGTTLIMCVEEFDLSVGTIASFSGVCAAVLAISGVPFFWALVVSVIASAILGFLNGYIVTKFRVMSFIITLAMSRVIYGITYWLSGGAIIFNGIPEAFKFIGTAKIGPIPYLTVLMVIVSALFYYVTKSTAFGRKLYAIGGNERASQVAGIQVSLNKTLAFTISGAMAGFAGVLLASRVGSAAPTAGDAYCLNAYATIFIGKTLFKEGVPNIVGTIVGVAIFTVLANGLTIMQVPTFFQNILTGGIIVLAVVAQKLGSKDHA encoded by the coding sequence ATGAAAAAAATAACAATGCGAACAAGTCTTGGAATCAAAGAATTCGTTCGTTCTTATGGTACGATATTGGCGCTGATTGCTATAATTATAGTGTTCGGCTCACTCAAGCCGGATACATTCTTTTCAAAGACGAATTTCTGGAATATAACCCGCCAGATGGCTATCTTGGCTGTGATCGCCTTAGGTACAACCCTCATTATGTGTGTCGAGGAATTTGACCTTTCCGTGGGTACTATTGCTTCTTTCAGCGGAGTATGCGCTGCTGTGCTGGCCATATCCGGTGTTCCCTTCTTCTGGGCTCTGGTTGTTTCTGTCATAGCAAGTGCAATCCTCGGATTCCTTAACGGATATATCGTGACCAAATTCAGGGTAATGTCATTCATCATTACCTTGGCAATGAGCCGTGTAATATATGGAATAACCTATTGGTTGTCCGGGGGTGCAATTATATTCAACGGTATCCCTGAGGCATTCAAGTTCATCGGAACAGCAAAAATTGGGCCAATACCATATCTGACTGTTTTGATGGTTATTGTCTCTGCACTTTTCTACTATGTCACTAAAAGTACTGCCTTTGGACGAAAGCTTTACGCAATAGGGGGCAACGAACGTGCTTCACAGGTGGCAGGGATACAGGTTAGTCTGAACAAAACCCTTGCCTTTACAATCAGTGGGGCTATGGCAGGCTTTGCCGGGGTTCTTCTGGCTTCACGTGTAGGAAGTGCAGCCCCAACAGCAGGGGATGCCTATTGCTTGAATGCGTATGCGACAATCTTTATAGGTAAAACACTGTTTAAGGAAGGAGTTCCAAATATTGTCGGTACTATTGTTGGAGTTGCAATTTTTACCGTCCTTGCAAATGGATTGACAATCATGCAGGTACCAACTTTTTTCCAAAACATACTTACCGGAGGAATTATTGTACTGGCGGTAGTTGCCCAAAAACTAGGAAGCAAGGACCATGCCTAA